One segment of Variovorax sp. PAMC28562 DNA contains the following:
- the alr gene encoding alanine racemase, whose protein sequence is MPRPILATLHADALRHNLERARRAALDSRVWAVVKANAYGHGIERVFDSFRGADGFALLDLAEAERVRALGWRGPVLLLEGVFEPRDLELCSRLDLWHTVHCDAQIDMLAAHKTQAPQRVFLKMNSGMNRLGFAPSRFRSAWTRLNALPQVDEISLMTHFSDADGARGIAHQLAVFENATRDLPGERSIANSAATLRHAPLARGDWVRPGIVLYGSAPDFPEHDAAHWQLQPGMTLATRLLAVQTLQAGDTVGYGSSFTAEGPLRIGVAAVGYADGYPRHCTTGTPVLVNGVRTRMVGRVSMDMITVDLTPVPDAGFDSEVTLWGRAANGTLLPIDEVARAAGTVGYELMCAVAPRVPFAVD, encoded by the coding sequence ATGCCCCGTCCGATTCTTGCCACCCTTCACGCCGACGCGCTGCGCCACAACCTCGAGCGCGCGCGCCGTGCCGCGCTCGATTCGCGCGTGTGGGCGGTGGTCAAGGCCAACGCTTACGGCCATGGTATCGAGCGCGTGTTCGACAGCTTTCGCGGCGCCGACGGTTTCGCGCTGCTCGACCTGGCCGAAGCCGAGCGGGTCCGCGCGCTCGGCTGGCGCGGTCCGGTGCTGCTGCTCGAAGGCGTGTTCGAGCCGCGCGACCTCGAACTTTGTTCCCGCCTCGACCTCTGGCACACCGTGCATTGCGACGCGCAAATCGACATGCTGGCCGCGCACAAGACGCAGGCGCCGCAACGCGTGTTCCTGAAAATGAACTCCGGCATGAACCGGCTCGGTTTTGCACCGTCGCGTTTCAGGTCGGCGTGGACGCGACTCAACGCGTTGCCGCAGGTCGACGAGATTTCGCTCATGACGCACTTCAGCGACGCCGACGGCGCGCGTGGCATTGCGCATCAACTTGCAGTGTTCGAGAACGCCACGCGAGACTTGCCCGGCGAACGTTCGATCGCCAATAGTGCCGCGACGCTGCGCCACGCACCGCTGGCTCGCGGCGATTGGGTGCGGCCCGGCATCGTTCTGTACGGCAGCGCGCCCGACTTTCCCGAACACGACGCGGCGCACTGGCAGCTGCAACCCGGCATGACGCTCGCAACGCGGCTGCTTGCAGTGCAGACGCTGCAGGCCGGCGACACCGTCGGTTACGGCTCCAGCTTCACCGCCGAAGGGCCGTTGCGCATAGGAGTCGCTGCAGTGGGTTACGCCGACGGCTATCCGCGCCATTGCACTACCGGCACGCCGGTGCTGGTGAACGGCGTGCGCACGCGCATGGTCGGGCGCGTCAGCATGGACATGATCACGGTCGACCTCACGCCCGTACCGGACGCAGGTTTCGACAGCGAGGTCACGTTGTGGGGCCGCGCCGCCAACGGCACGCTGCTGCCCATCGACGAAGTTGCGCGGGCGGCAGGCACGGTCGGCTACGAGCTGATGTGCGCTGTGGCGCCGCGCGTGCCGTTCGCGGTCGACTGA
- a CDS encoding 2-dehydropantoate 2-reductase: MKICIYGAGAIGGWIGVALAQAGERIDVVARGATLDALRRDGLSLVRGDERLHVPVNAVASPTELGLQDLVVVAVKAPALAGVAAQIAPLIGPDTMVLTAMNGVPWWFLEGGFGGTLAGSRLAAVDPDGAIAAAIPASHVIGGVVHASCSLDAPGMVRHHFGNRLIVGEPAGGASSRVTELAALLTRAGIECSVSPQIQKDIWFKLWGNMTVNPISALTGATTDKIMSDDLVLGFISAVMLEAKEIGARIGIAITDSPEDRHAVTRKLGAFKTSMLQDVEARRAIELDALVSVVRELGQLTKVPTPFTDALLGLARLKGRELGLY, translated from the coding sequence ATGAAAATATGCATCTACGGCGCCGGCGCAATCGGCGGATGGATCGGCGTCGCCCTTGCCCAAGCTGGTGAACGGATCGACGTCGTGGCACGCGGTGCCACGCTCGACGCCTTGCGACGGGACGGCCTGTCGCTCGTGCGTGGCGACGAGCGGCTGCACGTGCCGGTCAACGCAGTGGCGAGCCCGACCGAGCTCGGGCTACAAGACTTGGTGGTGGTCGCGGTGAAGGCACCGGCGCTGGCGGGCGTGGCTGCGCAGATCGCGCCATTGATCGGTCCCGACACCATGGTGTTGACCGCGATGAACGGCGTGCCCTGGTGGTTCCTCGAAGGCGGCTTCGGCGGCACGCTGGCCGGCTCGAGGCTGGCAGCGGTCGATCCCGACGGCGCCATCGCCGCCGCCATCCCGGCGTCGCATGTGATCGGCGGCGTGGTGCATGCGAGCTGCTCGCTCGACGCGCCCGGCATGGTGCGGCACCACTTCGGTAACCGGCTCATCGTGGGCGAGCCGGCTGGCGGTGCGTCATCGCGCGTGACCGAACTGGCCGCGCTGCTGACGCGAGCAGGCATCGAATGCAGCGTGTCGCCGCAGATCCAGAAAGACATCTGGTTCAAGCTGTGGGGCAACATGACCGTCAACCCGATCAGCGCGCTCACAGGCGCCACCACCGACAAGATCATGTCCGACGATCTGGTGCTCGGCTTCATTTCGGCGGTGATGCTGGAGGCCAAGGAGATCGGCGCACGCATCGGCATCGCGATCACCGACAGCCCGGAAGACCGGCATGCCGTCACGCGCAAGCTCGGCGCCTTCAAGACCTCGATGCTGCAGGACGTGGAAGCAAGGCGCGCCATCGAGCTCGATGCGCTGGTGAGCGTTGTGCGTGAACTCGGGCAACTGACCAAGGTTCCGACACCGTTCACCGATGCGCTGCTCGGACTGGCACGGCTCAAGGGTCGGGAGCTCGGGCTCTATTGA
- a CDS encoding 5-carboxymethyl-2-hydroxymuconate isomerase — MPHLRIEYTANLEDELRIDELCEHLRATLVGTLDDSGAPVFPITGTRVLAWPVQQFAVADGAPDRAFVWLQLRINPGRSDALKKKVGDMLMVAIETHFSPIAAGRALGLTLQIDEGAEVYAGKLNNLAQYL, encoded by the coding sequence ATGCCGCACCTTCGCATCGAATACACCGCCAACCTCGAAGACGAACTTCGCATCGACGAACTTTGCGAACACCTGCGCGCGACGCTCGTCGGCACGCTCGACGACAGCGGCGCGCCGGTCTTTCCGATTACCGGAACTCGGGTGCTGGCCTGGCCGGTGCAACAGTTCGCGGTGGCCGATGGGGCTCCCGACCGCGCCTTCGTCTGGCTCCAGCTGCGCATCAACCCCGGCCGCAGCGATGCGCTCAAGAAGAAAGTGGGCGACATGTTGATGGTCGCCATCGAAACGCACTTCTCACCGATCGCCGCTGGCCGTGCGCTCGGGCTCACCTTGCAGATCGACGAGGGTGCCGAGGTCTACGCCGGCAAACTCAACAACCTCGCCCAGTACCTCTGA
- the radA gene encoding DNA repair protein RadA, with the protein MAKDRSIYVCTECGGTSAKWLGKCPSCDAWNTLVEQAAAVQPGSANNRFGAPVFTALAGAAELATLSDIEATDMARTPTGLDELDRVLGGGIVSGGVTLIGGDPGIGKSTLLLQAVDALQRAGQNAIYVTGEESGAQVALRSKRLGLDHSQVQVLAEIQLEKILATLDATRPAIAVIDSIQTVYSDQLTSAPGSVAQVRECAAHLTRFAKASGTAVVLVGHVTKEGALAGPRVLEHMVDTVLYFEGDTHSSFRLVRAIKNRFGAVNEIGVFAMTERGLKGVTNPSAIFLSQHAEPVPGSVVLVTLEGTRPMLVEIQALVDNGGPSPRRLSVGLDRDRLAMLLAVLHRHAGIACMDQDVFVNAVGGVRISEPAADLAVMLAITSSLRGKPLPKGFIAFGEVGLAGEVRPAPRGQERLREAAKLGFSVAVVPKANAPRKGAKEIEGLTIHPVERIEEAMDVVRQLQ; encoded by the coding sequence ATGGCCAAAGACAGAAGCATCTACGTTTGCACCGAATGCGGAGGCACGAGCGCGAAATGGCTCGGCAAATGCCCGAGCTGCGATGCATGGAATACGCTGGTCGAACAGGCCGCTGCCGTGCAACCCGGCAGCGCCAACAACCGATTCGGCGCTCCGGTTTTCACCGCGCTGGCCGGCGCAGCCGAACTCGCCACGCTGTCCGATATCGAAGCCACCGACATGGCACGCACGCCGACCGGGCTCGACGAGCTGGACCGCGTGCTCGGCGGCGGCATCGTGTCGGGCGGCGTCACTCTCATTGGCGGCGATCCGGGGATCGGCAAGTCGACGCTGCTGCTGCAGGCCGTCGATGCGTTGCAGCGAGCCGGGCAAAACGCGATCTACGTCACCGGCGAAGAAAGCGGCGCTCAGGTTGCGCTGCGCTCCAAACGCCTGGGGCTCGATCACTCCCAGGTGCAGGTGCTGGCCGAGATCCAGCTCGAAAAAATCCTAGCCACGCTCGACGCAACGCGGCCGGCGATCGCGGTCATCGATTCGATCCAGACCGTCTACTCGGATCAGCTCACGTCTGCGCCCGGCTCCGTCGCGCAGGTGCGCGAGTGCGCGGCGCACCTGACGCGCTTCGCCAAGGCCAGCGGCACTGCGGTGGTGCTGGTCGGCCACGTCACCAAAGAAGGCGCGCTGGCCGGCCCGCGCGTGCTGGAGCACATGGTCGACACGGTGCTGTACTTCGAGGGCGACACGCACTCGAGTTTCCGGCTGGTGCGCGCCATCAAGAACCGCTTCGGCGCGGTCAACGAGATCGGTGTCTTCGCCATGACCGAGCGCGGGCTGAAGGGCGTGACCAACCCGAGCGCGATCTTCCTGAGCCAGCACGCGGAGCCGGTGCCCGGCAGCGTGGTGCTGGTCACTCTCGAAGGCACGCGGCCGATGCTGGTCGAAATCCAGGCGCTGGTCGACAACGGTGGGCCGAGCCCGCGGCGGTTGTCGGTCGGCCTGGACCGCGACCGCCTCGCCATGCTGCTGGCGGTGCTGCACCGTCATGCGGGCATCGCCTGCATGGACCAGGACGTGTTCGTCAATGCGGTCGGTGGCGTGCGCATCAGCGAGCCGGCGGCCGACCTGGCCGTGATGCTGGCCATCACTTCGAGCCTGCGCGGCAAGCCCTTGCCCAAGGGCTTTATCGCGTTCGGCGAAGTCGGCCTGGCCGGCGAAGTGCGGCCGGCGCCGCGCGGCCAGGAGCGCCTGCGAGAAGCCGCCAAGCTCGGCTTCAGCGTGGCGGTCGTCCCAAAAGCCAACGCGCCCAGAAAGGGCGCGAAGGAAATCGAAGGGCTGACCATTCACCCGGTCGAGCGCATCGAGGAAGCGATGGACGTGGTGCGGCAGCTTCAGTAG
- a CDS encoding glycerate kinase, translated as MNFRKILVPLVGIVLLGVAYRSYGWQGVALVGGAIVMFLLLHFNRAMKVLQRAAERPVGYVDSAVMLNAKLKPGSTLMHVVAMTRALGEPKSQEGSQPELYRWTDNGNSWVDATFVGGKLKEWALTRPDGPAEDTPTGPSTLAR; from the coding sequence ATGAATTTCAGGAAGATCCTCGTGCCGCTGGTTGGCATCGTGCTCCTCGGGGTGGCTTACCGCAGCTACGGCTGGCAGGGCGTCGCGCTCGTCGGCGGCGCCATCGTCATGTTTTTGCTGCTGCACTTCAACCGCGCGATGAAGGTGCTGCAACGCGCCGCCGAGCGGCCTGTGGGCTATGTCGACAGCGCCGTCATGCTCAACGCCAAGCTCAAGCCGGGCTCGACGCTGATGCACGTGGTCGCGATGACGCGCGCGCTCGGAGAGCCGAAGTCGCAAGAAGGCTCGCAGCCCGAGCTGTACCGCTGGACCGACAACGGCAACTCGTGGGTCGACGCGACCTTCGTCGGCGGCAAGCTGAAGGAATGGGCGCTGACGCGGCCCGACGGGCCGGCGGAAGACACTCCCACCGGCCCGTCTACCTTGGCGCGCTAG